The following DNA comes from Bacteroidota bacterium.
TAACCCCTGTCGGGGTGCGGCGGGATGCCGCCGAGACTACATCGCTCAAAACGATGCCCTCAGAGGGTATGTCTCGGCACCTCTTGCCCGCCGCACCCTCGGGGGGACGTGACACGCGCACGGCAGCGGATGCCGGCAGGACTACATGCCTCGAACGCACCGGCTTGAAGCCGGGAATGTCCTGCCACTCCTCGCCGCTGCTATTCCCGGTGACGAATGCCGGCACCACTACATCGGTAGGCCCTCGTGGCTTCGGGTTCAAGTCCCGGCCCGCCTCGGCGGGATGTGGTGCCACCCCTTGTCGTCGCCTTGTTCTTTGACCGGAGCGAATGCCCGCGAGACTACATCGGACGGTGTACGGCCCTGCCGGCACCGTGAACGTCTCGCCACGCCTCGTCGCTCCTTTGTTGTGGAGGCCGCGCCCGCTCCGGGCGGGGCGAATGCCGACGGAACTACATGTTAACCCTCAGGTCGCCGGTTCGAGTCCGGCCGGATGCTTCGGCGTCCGTAGCTCAGCGGGTAGAGCAGAGGATAATGTTTCGTCCCAACCTCGTCGTCCCGCCCGGACTGGGCGCGCTCCACGCACCGCCTCCCTCCATACTTTTCGTCATCATGACTACCATCGACTCCCGCCTCACGCCCACCGGCAAAGCCACCGCAACCCTCTCCACGCACAGCGGCGAGGGCACGCCGATCACCGTCATCGGCACCGACCCCATCCGGCAGACCTTCGGCGACGTGTGCCTGACGCAGGCGCAGAACACGCGCTCTGCGCCCGGCGTCACCGACCTCGTGCTAAACCCCGACGCGCACCTCGGCTACGGCGCGCCGGTCGGCTGCGCGCTCTCGTCGCCGACCCACATCTACCCCGGCCCGGTCGGCGTGGATATCAAGTGCTCGATGAGCTTGCTCCAGCTCGACCTCCCCGCCGATGGCGTCGAGGACCGGCGCACGCGCCGCGCTCTGATCGACGCGATCCTGGAGCGGACGCCGACCGGCCCCGGCAAGGGCCAGCGCTCGGTGGCGAAGGGGCGACCCGTCGATGCCACGCTCGGCGCGCAGGCTGTGACTGAAGGCGCGTCGCAGGACGTGCTCGAAGCGCTCGGGATACCCGTGCACTGGGCGACGCGCTGCGAAGACGCGGTCCACGTCGGGCACGACGGGACGCGGGACGCGCTTGCGGACCGACTGGCCGTGCTGCGTTCGGGCGGTGGTTTCCAGGCATTCGAGTCGAAGGTGCGGCAGCTTGGGTCGTACGGCGGCGGCAACCACTTCGGCGAGTGCGAGATTGTCCACGTCGCCGACGGCGAGGCCGACCTCGCGGAGCACTTCGGGCTGCGCGACCGGCACGTCGGGTTCCTGAGTCACTGCGGCTCGCGTGGGTTCGGGTATCAGCTCGCGCAGGGGCAGTTCCGCGCGATGGAGCAGCACTTCGAGCGCGAAGGCTGGGCCTACCCGGCGGGCGACAAGCAGCTCGTCTACGCCCCGCTCGGCACGGCCCTCGCCAATGCTTACATCGACGACATGTCGCTCGGGGCGAACTTCGCGACGGTCAACCACCTGCTCATCAACGCGCTCGTGCTGGAGGCTTTCCAGGAAGTCCTCCCCGGCGTGCAGGGCGACCTCGTGTACTTCATCAGCCACAACATCGCCCGGCTCGAAGAGATCGACGGCGAGCAGGCGTGGGTCCACCGCAAGGGCGCGACGCGTGCGTTCCCCGCGGGGCACCCCGGCCTCGTGGACACGCCGTTCGCCGAGACCGGCCACCCGATCCTGCTGCCCGGCGACCCGCTCTCCGGCTCGGCGGTGATGGTGGCCGAGCCGGGCGCACGGCAGAGCCTCTACAGCGTCAACCACGGCGCGGGCCGCACGATGGGCCGGCGCCACGCCAAGCGCACGCTGGACCAGGCCGAAGTCGACGCCGCCTTCGAGCGCGAAGACGTACTCTCCAACTGCCGGCGCTACCCGCTCGACGAGTCGCCGGACGCCTACAAAGACTTCGGCGAGGTCATCGCCTCGGTGGAGAAGGCCGGGCTGGCGCGCTCCGTCGCATCGCTCGACGCCCGGTTCGTCATCAAGGACGCGGAGAAGCAGTACCGCGGGGCTGCCTGACAGTCTCGCGGGCTGCCCCGCACAGACACGGAGGATAGCGCCATGCGCAACGATCCCGAACACCTCAACAACGAAGCGTCCTTTTGAGCCGATGAGCAAGCGCCGCCGCGGCTTCCCGAGCGAGACGCACGTCAAGCGTGGCGTCCGCACGGTCGGCGACGGAAAGGTGCTGACCGAGAAGCTCGGTCGCAACGACCTCTGTCCGTGCGGCTCGGGCCGCCGCTTTCAAGCGATGCTGTCTCCGCAGCGGTCGGTACGACGGAACGCTGCGTGACGACTACTTTCAGACCCTAAACCACCGGGGGCACACCGGACAGTGTGTCCCCACTTTTTACCCGATCCATGATCTACATCGACGGCTCGCACGGCGAGGGCGGCGGGCAGGTGCTCCGCACATCGCTCGCGCTCTCCCTCGTGACGGGCCAGCCCTTTCGCATCGATCACATCCGCGCCGGCCGTGAAAAGCCGGGGCTGATGCGGCAGCACCTCACCGCTGTCCGCGCAGCGGCCGAGATCGGCGGCGCGAGCGTCGAGGGTGCAGCGATCGGGTCGCAGGCGCTGGCGTTTCGGCCGCGTGCGGTCCGGCCTGGGACGTACCACTTCGCCGTCGGGACGGCAGGGAGTGCGACGCTCGTCCTCCAGACCATACTGCCCGCGCTCCTCACCGCGCCGGAGCCGTCGGAGCTGACACTCGAAGGCGGGACGCACAACCCCTGGGCACCGCCGTTCGACTTCCTCCAGAAGAGCTTTCTCCCGCTCGTCGAGCGCATGGGGCCGCGCGTCGCAGCTTCGCTAGACCGTTACGGGTTCTACCCGGCCGGCGGCGGACGCTTCCACGTCCGCGTTGAGCCGGCCGAGCGGCTGGTCCCCATCGACCTCACCGAGCGCGGCGAAGTCCGGTCACGGTCGGCGCGCGCCATTGTCGCCAACCTGTCGAAGCGCATCGCCAAGCGCGAACTCAACGCCGTGGCGAAGAAGATGAACTGGGACGAAGACTGCTTCCGGGCCGAAGAGGTCGAGGCGGCGTGCCCCGGCAACGTGCTGCTCGTCGAGATCGAGAGCGAGGCGGCGACGGAGGTGTTCGCTGGGTTCGGTCGCGTCGGCGTGCGGGCCGAGGCCGTAGCGCGCAGCGCTGTGGAGGAGGTGCGGACCTACCTCGCGTCGGGCGTTCCCGTCGGGCGCTACCTCGCCGACCAACTGATGGTGCCCTTCGTGCTGGCGGGCGGAGGGGCCTTCTGCACCCTGCCGCTCTCCCGGCACGCCCGGACCAACATCGACGTGATCCGACGGTTCGTTCCCGAAGAGATTCGAGTCGCGGAAGAAGAAGACGGTGGGGTGAAGGTGCGGGTCGGCGGCGCAGACGACGCATCGTAGTTTGCCGGGCTTGCCGAAGCCTGCCCTATGCCCGCCGCGCTGCTACCCCTGGCTAGCTAGAGCACGGCACGCTACCTCGGTCGCGTCGTCGAGAGGGAAGTAGCTCTCGATGCGAAGCTCGTCGAGGGTCACGTTCTGCGGCGCGTTGAACGCCATGAGCGTAGTCACGAACGCTAGGTCCAGGTCCCCGGCGCGGAGGCGTAGCGCGAACGCGCCCTCTGACCCTCTCGACAGGTCGGGTCGCTGCCAGTCCTCCGGGACGTCGGGCATGGCGAGTACCCGTTCTAGCAGCGCTGCCATCCGCTCGTCGCGCGGTTGGTGCAGCGCCTCCCGGTGCAGCCGGGCCGTGACCTCGCGTGCCGCCTGCTCCCACCCGACGACGTACGGCCTGAGCTCGTCGAAGAGTAACAGGGAGGCGTTGACCGGCAAGGTGATCGGTCCCAGAACCAACTCGATCAGCCGCCTGGCTCCTGCGTTCATGTCGAGCACTTCGTACCACCTGTCGAGTAGCATCAGGGGGAAGGGCTCGTGGAGCTGCATCATGGTGGTAATGGCTCGGCGGATGCCTTCGTCGGCGAGGGCGTCGAGGGGTGGCGTGTCGAACGCCTCAGCGAAGCCCGCCTCGCGGAGCATCGTGTTACGCTCGCGGAGCGGCAGGTCCAGCGTAGCAGCCAGGAGCAGCACCATGTCCTGGCTCGGCCGTGCCCGTCCGGTCTCGAGAAAGCTGACGTGCCGCGCGGACACGTCGGCCGTCAGGGCGAGGTCGAGTTGGCTCAGGCCGCGCTTCGTGCGCCAGTACTTGAGCAGCGCGGCAAAGAGCTGGCTCTCTGTCTTTTTCATAGCGATCATCGGTAGAGCTGGTCGCACCCAAAAAACGAACGCCGCCGCGGGTCCGTCCACTACCTGACCAGGTAATTGCATCTCCTGCCAACGAGGCCCATCTTGAGCACCGGCTTCCCTTTCACAACGACACGGCCCCATGGAACACAGAACGCCTCACCCCTTCGGTCCACCCCTCCGCATGCTCGACGCGGGCAGGGCTCGTCTGCCTTACTGGCGCGTCGGGCAAGGACCCGACCTGGTTTTCGTCCAC
Coding sequences within:
- a CDS encoding RtcB family protein — translated: MTTIDSRLTPTGKATATLSTHSGEGTPITVIGTDPIRQTFGDVCLTQAQNTRSAPGVTDLVLNPDAHLGYGAPVGCALSSPTHIYPGPVGVDIKCSMSLLQLDLPADGVEDRRTRRALIDAILERTPTGPGKGQRSVAKGRPVDATLGAQAVTEGASQDVLEALGIPVHWATRCEDAVHVGHDGTRDALADRLAVLRSGGGFQAFESKVRQLGSYGGGNHFGECEIVHVADGEADLAEHFGLRDRHVGFLSHCGSRGFGYQLAQGQFRAMEQHFEREGWAYPAGDKQLVYAPLGTALANAYIDDMSLGANFATVNHLLINALVLEAFQEVLPGVQGDLVYFISHNIARLEEIDGEQAWVHRKGATRAFPAGHPGLVDTPFAETGHPILLPGDPLSGSAVMVAEPGARQSLYSVNHGAGRTMGRRHAKRTLDQAEVDAAFEREDVLSNCRRYPLDESPDAYKDFGEVIASVEKAGLARSVASLDARFVIKDAEKQYRGAA
- a CDS encoding SEC-C metal-binding domain-containing protein, which translates into the protein MSKRRRGFPSETHVKRGVRTVGDGKVLTEKLGRNDLCPCGSGRRFQAMLSPQRSVRRNAA
- the rtcA gene encoding RNA 3'-terminal phosphate cyclase → MIYIDGSHGEGGGQVLRTSLALSLVTGQPFRIDHIRAGREKPGLMRQHLTAVRAAAEIGGASVEGAAIGSQALAFRPRAVRPGTYHFAVGTAGSATLVLQTILPALLTAPEPSELTLEGGTHNPWAPPFDFLQKSFLPLVERMGPRVAASLDRYGFYPAGGGRFHVRVEPAERLVPIDLTERGEVRSRSARAIVANLSKRIAKRELNAVAKKMNWDEDCFRAEEVEAACPGNVLLVEIESEAATEVFAGFGRVGVRAEAVARSAVEEVRTYLASGVPVGRYLADQLMVPFVLAGGGAFCTLPLSRHARTNIDVIRRFVPEEIRVAEEEDGGVKVRVGGADDAS
- a CDS encoding helix-turn-helix transcriptional regulator; this translates as MKKTESQLFAALLKYWRTKRGLSQLDLALTADVSARHVSFLETGRARPSQDMVLLLAATLDLPLRERNTMLREAGFAEAFDTPPLDALADEGIRRAITTMMQLHEPFPLMLLDRWYEVLDMNAGARRLIELVLGPITLPVNASLLLFDELRPYVVGWEQAAREVTARLHREALHQPRDERMAALLERVLAMPDVPEDWQRPDLSRGSEGAFALRLRAGDLDLAFVTTLMAFNAPQNVTLDELRIESYFPLDDATEVACRALASQG